One region of Intestinimonas massiliensis (ex Afouda et al. 2020) genomic DNA includes:
- a CDS encoding head decoration protein has protein sequence MAKHLNDKIGSMEYDKLIAGMTPPPKVASGVITKLATAATYPRGTILCRSSGIGGDGKLKILGTTAGSNETLTPDCILCDDEDIGTDADANVAVYVMGCFNEDALTVDDEYTITQADKDTLRERGIYLAQVLD, from the coding sequence ATGGCGAAGCATCTGAATGACAAGATCGGCTCTATGGAGTACGACAAGCTGATCGCCGGTATGACCCCGCCTCCCAAGGTGGCTTCCGGCGTCATCACCAAGCTGGCGACCGCCGCTACCTATCCGCGCGGCACCATCCTGTGCCGCAGCTCCGGCATCGGGGGCGACGGCAAGCTGAAAATCCTCGGCACTACCGCCGGCTCCAACGAGACCCTGACCCCCGACTGCATTCTCTGCGATGACGAGGACATCGGCACCGACGCCGATGCCAATGTCGCCGTCTATGTGATGGGCTGCTTCAATGAAGACGCCCTGACCGTGGATGACGAGTACACCATCACCCAGGCCGACAAGGACACCCTGCGCGAGCGTGGTATCTATCTGGCCCAGGTCCTGGACTAA
- a CDS encoding phage tail protein: protein MGMVGCLGDIVFTVSDRTIETINNVTWSGSARYATHQRHGTHALTEFTGLDPDKMTFDIVLSAYLGVDPIAEVVKLWNYERGGIAVPLVIGNKGYGKYRWSVLEHKMKMKTYDGRGNVTSATVSVSLQEYLRG from the coding sequence ATGGGAATGGTCGGCTGTCTGGGCGACATCGTTTTCACGGTGTCTGACCGCACCATCGAAACGATCAACAATGTAACCTGGTCGGGGTCTGCCCGGTACGCGACCCATCAGCGGCACGGCACACACGCCCTCACGGAGTTCACCGGTCTTGACCCCGATAAGATGACCTTCGACATCGTTCTCTCCGCCTATCTCGGCGTCGATCCCATCGCCGAGGTCGTGAAGCTGTGGAACTATGAGCGAGGCGGCATCGCCGTCCCGCTGGTGATCGGCAATAAGGGCTACGGGAAATACCGCTGGTCCGTGCTTGAGCACAAGATGAAGATGAAAACCTATGACGGACGCGGGAATGTCACCAGCGCCACCGTGTCCGTCAGCCTGCAAGAGTATCTGAGGGGGTGA
- a CDS encoding SH3 domain-containing protein: protein MSNPNQARRVTAQIFFQGADITGSMRPYFLSATYTDKEADETDDLQLKLQDRDDIWLKKWLADAIDAAASAGSLSASSKAKTESAAKPYKVTAKSGLNVRSGPSTSYGKYGALVCGAELQVEGIENGWAKVSYNGKTAYVSASYIKESGGGGGDAPAAAPASASGAGFKISAVFVRENWTGGGRDKVLDCGQFELDSVDASGPPNTITIKATALPYSAQIRQTEKSKAWESYTLSGIASEMAAANGMTCMFLANSDPAYSRVEQYKQSDIAFLSKLCHEAGISLKATNNLLVLFDQEDYEKKDPVLTIARGSGSYTKHKLNAGTAGTQYASCRVSYTDPGTGKCIEATVKVEDYNDKAKNNQQLEITAKVASVAEAKTKAEKYLRLHNKYAKTATFTLPGNPDIVAGVTAKLTGWGAWDGKYIVEQAAHSVGSSGYTTQVKLRKTLEGY, encoded by the coding sequence ATGAGCAACCCGAATCAGGCGCGCCGCGTCACGGCGCAGATCTTCTTCCAGGGCGCAGACATCACCGGCAGTATGCGTCCCTATTTCCTGTCGGCCACCTACACCGACAAGGAGGCGGACGAAACCGACGACCTGCAGCTGAAGCTTCAGGACCGCGATGACATATGGCTCAAAAAGTGGCTGGCTGACGCCATCGACGCGGCAGCCTCCGCAGGGAGCCTGTCCGCGTCCTCCAAGGCCAAGACCGAGAGCGCGGCAAAGCCCTACAAGGTCACAGCCAAAAGCGGCTTGAATGTCCGCTCCGGCCCCAGCACCAGCTATGGCAAATACGGCGCGCTGGTCTGCGGCGCGGAGCTGCAGGTCGAGGGCATCGAAAACGGCTGGGCGAAGGTCAGCTACAACGGCAAGACCGCCTATGTCAGCGCATCGTACATCAAGGAATCAGGCGGCGGGGGCGGCGACGCTCCCGCCGCTGCTCCCGCGTCCGCCTCCGGCGCCGGCTTCAAGATCAGCGCCGTTTTCGTCCGGGAAAACTGGACGGGCGGCGGCAGAGATAAGGTGCTGGACTGCGGACAGTTTGAGCTGGACAGCGTTGACGCCTCCGGCCCGCCCAATACCATCACCATCAAGGCGACGGCGCTGCCGTACAGCGCACAGATCCGCCAGACGGAGAAGTCCAAGGCGTGGGAGTCCTACACGCTTTCCGGCATTGCGAGCGAGATGGCCGCAGCCAACGGCATGACCTGTATGTTCCTCGCCAACAGCGACCCGGCCTATAGCCGCGTGGAGCAGTACAAGCAGAGCGACATCGCCTTTCTCTCTAAGCTCTGCCATGAGGCGGGCATCTCGCTGAAAGCCACCAATAACCTGCTCGTGCTTTTCGACCAGGAGGACTATGAGAAGAAAGATCCCGTGCTGACCATCGCACGCGGCAGCGGAAGCTACACCAAGCACAAGCTGAACGCGGGAACGGCCGGAACGCAGTACGCCTCCTGCCGCGTCAGCTACACAGATCCAGGCACGGGGAAGTGCATCGAGGCCACCGTCAAGGTCGAGGACTACAACGACAAGGCCAAGAACAACCAGCAGCTGGAGATCACCGCGAAGGTGGCGAGCGTGGCCGAGGCCAAGACCAAGGCCGAAAAATATCTCCGGCTGCACAACAAGTACGCGAAGACCGCCACCTTCACGCTGCCCGGCAATCCGGACATTGTGGCCGGCGTCACAGCTAAGCTCACCGGCTGGGGCGCATGGGACGGGAAATACATTGTCGAGCAGGCCGCGCATTCGGTCGGCTCGTCCGGCTATACCACGCAGGTCAAACTGCGAAAGACATTGGAGGGATACTGA
- a CDS encoding head maturation protease, ClpP-related, with product MSKTVPTTQPVVNIKRAAYAMATADGQSAEITMYGDIYEQQPTDWWGDPVEGQFITLTEFLEDLGQIAACKDITIRMNSYGGDAGVSNTIHNRLRELSRDGAKLTCIVDGVAMSGGSLIMCACDTVKVNPSSLIMIHKCWGFFWGGYNADELREAAGQYDAWDKAQIAIYKRKTGLTETVLSHMMSDTTYMTGREAVEKGFADELIEDAEPLDVAASADGRRLFVRGRTIHLTAGMFAPDNIPTVDPEASAPAETHTNPPAKTGRKGGSTSMASTVEELRAEYPELTAQLEAEARAAATPAPSAAAAGDGGADHAQVERQRIQDIDALASLYDAESIREAKYGEHPCTAQELAYRMAQKAAQQGKSYMSALEADTGASGAQQVGAASNEGAPVGELTPEQRMAKGRADAKALNKKEDK from the coding sequence ATGAGCAAAACAGTGCCTACCACGCAGCCCGTCGTGAACATCAAGCGGGCCGCCTATGCGATGGCTACCGCCGACGGCCAGAGCGCAGAGATCACCATGTACGGCGACATCTACGAGCAGCAGCCCACGGACTGGTGGGGCGATCCCGTAGAGGGGCAGTTTATTACCCTGACCGAGTTCCTTGAGGACCTGGGGCAGATTGCCGCTTGCAAAGACATCACCATCCGCATGAACAGCTACGGCGGCGACGCCGGCGTGTCCAACACCATCCACAACCGCCTACGGGAGCTGTCACGGGACGGAGCAAAGCTTACCTGCATCGTGGACGGCGTGGCGATGTCCGGCGGCTCCCTTATCATGTGCGCCTGTGACACAGTGAAGGTCAATCCCTCCAGCCTGATTATGATTCACAAGTGCTGGGGCTTCTTCTGGGGCGGCTACAACGCCGACGAACTGCGCGAGGCGGCTGGGCAGTACGACGCCTGGGACAAGGCCCAAATCGCAATCTATAAGCGAAAGACCGGCCTGACCGAAACTGTCCTGTCCCACATGATGTCCGATACAACCTACATGACAGGCCGCGAGGCGGTGGAAAAGGGCTTTGCCGACGAGCTGATCGAGGACGCGGAGCCCCTGGACGTTGCCGCCAGTGCAGACGGCCGGCGCCTGTTCGTCCGAGGCCGCACCATCCACCTTACGGCTGGAATGTTTGCCCCGGACAATATCCCTACGGTCGATCCCGAGGCCTCGGCCCCGGCTGAGACACATACAAATCCGCCGGCAAAGACCGGCAGAAAAGGAGGAAGTACATCTATGGCAAGTACTGTTGAGGAGCTCCGGGCGGAGTACCCGGAGCTGACCGCGCAGCTGGAGGCCGAGGCAAGAGCTGCTGCCACACCCGCCCCCAGCGCAGCAGCCGCAGGCGACGGCGGGGCTGACCACGCCCAGGTCGAGCGCCAGAGAATCCAGGACATCGACGCCCTGGCTTCCCTCTATGACGCGGAATCCATCCGCGAGGCCAAGTATGGCGAGCACCCCTGCACCGCCCAGGAGCTGGCTTACCGCATGGCGCAGAAGGCCGCCCAGCAGGGCAAGAGCTATATGTCTGCCCTGGAAGCCGACACTGGCGCATCTGGCGCGCAGCAGGTCGGAGCGGCCAGCAACGAGGGCGCGCCTGTCGGCGAACTCACCCCGGAGCAGCGCATGGCAAAGGGCCGCGCCGACGCGAAGGCCCTGAACAAGAAGGAGGACAAGTAA
- a CDS encoding phage tail tape measure protein, giving the protein MAGRKEYEMLFQLNAQLGGSYSKTFKAAQQEIVSMQKEIQALSKTQADISAFQKQQAAVEATRKRLEMLRQQYDNIQREMEETGNESADMKNKLLAKQLQIDKTSASLEKQTAKLNELSGALEEAGVNTDDLSHSSEQLAGKIDTLKKKQGEAADKAMTFGDKAGQAFNQVHEAIVAAGIAVALKEIYEYFASCAQASMDFESAITGVAKTTDLTDEELAAMSDSIKALSTEIPATTEEIAAVAEAAGQLGIQKDALLDFTEIMTMLGTATNMTADEAATALARFANITGMATDNYGRLGSVIVDLGNNFATTESEIVAMGTRLASAGKLAGLTEPEIMALAAAMSSVGIEAEAGGTAMTQTLNAIEKAVAKGGDDLAEFARIAGMSSEEFSSAWKNDAMSALTSFIGGLGKLDEQGESTVLVLEDLGLTGIRQSNMLKALGLAADQMTGAVNTANTAWQQNTALTNEANKRYATAQSRLTMMQNAYNNLKVAIGDAYTPALSEAYGVGTKVLNEITKFVQANPGVVAAITGLSTALGAAAVAAAAFALKAKIAAAAAAFLTTVTPGVNVIMGIAAAVGVVTAGIIALASSAANDAVPSVKELTEAARGMREAMDEAKATYDDTVTSTMAAAGVADTYIGKLEELEAAGLNTDEQHRQYHNTLALLCQVVPELADYIDLETDTINGGTAALRANTEAWKQNAMQQAYQDQLTELYSQYSAVLIEAEENSIGLTKAQYSLESAQQKLSDTYAQMDALWADAQKQADDYYDQYGYYADATSFLSQEYYDLQNSIYDTNDEIWAAEKSIKNYNKAMEEDADAVSEAEEEIALAEEAVKNLTDAMNEGAGASEEAAAQSSEFQAVISGVQEKLAALTESYNEAYGAAYESISGQYQLWDEAAEVVATSASSINTALESQITYWQDYNANLQALTERSADIEGLSDMIASFADGSSDSVNAIAGMAGATDEQLADMVANWHTLQQEQQNAAGSVADLKTDFTATMDELQSALAEDIEAMDLGDEAKESAQATIQGFIDGAVGMLPQVTAAYNRIAAAAKAALSTAGTGTVNSIPGYAVGTQSAAPGFALVGENGPELVYFNGGEQVMTAEETAAMRDSMEVQAITFAPQLLEVLHAIQGDGALSAEPGTGSGAGVVELQVVFQIQGNATPETVEALREYGDEFTERVLEVMEEAGIDTARRAYK; this is encoded by the coding sequence ATGGCAGGCCGCAAAGAGTATGAGATGCTATTCCAGCTGAACGCGCAGCTTGGAGGCAGTTACAGCAAGACCTTCAAGGCCGCTCAGCAGGAAATTGTGTCCATGCAGAAGGAAATCCAGGCCCTCTCCAAGACACAGGCGGATATTTCCGCATTCCAAAAGCAGCAGGCAGCCGTGGAAGCGACGCGGAAGCGGCTGGAAATGCTGCGGCAGCAATATGACAATATCCAGCGGGAGATGGAGGAGACCGGCAACGAGTCCGCCGACATGAAGAACAAGCTGCTGGCAAAGCAGCTTCAGATCGACAAGACCTCCGCCTCGCTGGAGAAGCAGACGGCAAAGCTGAACGAGCTGAGCGGGGCTTTGGAAGAGGCGGGCGTCAATACCGACGACCTCTCCCACAGCTCCGAGCAGCTTGCTGGCAAGATCGACACGCTGAAAAAGAAGCAGGGCGAGGCCGCCGATAAAGCTATGACCTTCGGCGACAAGGCGGGGCAGGCCTTTAATCAGGTACACGAGGCCATCGTGGCTGCAGGCATCGCCGTCGCCCTGAAAGAGATCTACGAATACTTCGCCAGCTGCGCGCAGGCGTCGATGGACTTTGAGAGCGCCATTACCGGCGTCGCCAAGACCACAGACCTCACAGACGAGGAACTGGCGGCAATGTCGGATTCCATCAAGGCGCTGTCCACGGAGATCCCCGCCACCACAGAGGAGATCGCGGCGGTAGCCGAAGCCGCGGGACAGCTCGGCATCCAAAAGGACGCCCTGCTGGACTTCACCGAGATCATGACCATGCTCGGCACTGCCACCAACATGACAGCTGACGAGGCAGCAACCGCCCTTGCGCGCTTCGCCAACATTACCGGCATGGCAACGGACAATTACGGACGGCTCGGCTCTGTCATCGTTGACCTTGGCAACAACTTCGCCACGACGGAATCCGAGATCGTGGCGATGGGTACGCGCCTGGCGTCGGCGGGTAAGCTGGCCGGACTGACCGAGCCGGAGATCATGGCTCTGGCGGCGGCGATGTCCTCTGTCGGCATCGAAGCCGAGGCGGGCGGTACCGCCATGACCCAGACGCTCAACGCCATTGAAAAGGCCGTTGCAAAGGGTGGGGACGACCTCGCGGAGTTCGCCCGTATCGCGGGTATGTCCTCCGAAGAATTTTCTTCTGCGTGGAAGAACGACGCCATGAGCGCCCTGACTTCCTTCATCGGCGGGCTCGGCAAGCTGGACGAGCAGGGCGAGAGCACCGTCCTCGTACTGGAAGACCTGGGTCTGACCGGCATCCGGCAGAGCAATATGCTCAAAGCCCTGGGTCTTGCCGCAGACCAGATGACCGGCGCGGTGAACACTGCAAATACCGCCTGGCAGCAGAATACCGCCCTCACCAACGAGGCCAACAAGCGCTACGCCACCGCGCAGAGCCGGTTGACCATGATGCAGAACGCCTACAACAACCTCAAGGTAGCCATCGGCGACGCCTATACTCCCGCGCTCAGCGAGGCTTACGGCGTCGGCACGAAGGTCCTCAACGAAATCACCAAATTCGTTCAAGCAAATCCTGGGGTCGTTGCCGCTATAACTGGACTGTCTACTGCGTTGGGAGCTGCCGCAGTTGCGGCGGCAGCTTTTGCGTTGAAAGCGAAGATCGCAGCAGCCGCTGCGGCTTTCCTCACCACCGTAACGCCTGGTGTAAATGTGATTATGGGCATTGCGGCAGCCGTGGGAGTTGTTACAGCAGGAATTATTGCCCTTGCTTCCTCCGCAGCGAATGACGCCGTACCCAGTGTGAAGGAGCTGACCGAAGCCGCCCGAGGAATGCGGGAGGCGATGGACGAGGCCAAGGCCACCTATGACGATACTGTTACCTCCACCATGGCCGCTGCAGGCGTCGCAGACACCTACATCGGCAAGCTGGAGGAGCTGGAGGCGGCGGGGCTCAATACCGACGAGCAGCACAGGCAGTACCACAACACCCTGGCTCTGCTTTGCCAGGTGGTGCCGGAGCTGGCCGATTATATCGACCTGGAGACCGACACCATCAACGGCGGCACTGCCGCGCTCCGCGCAAACACCGAGGCGTGGAAGCAGAACGCCATGCAGCAGGCCTACCAGGATCAGCTCACCGAGCTGTATTCCCAGTATTCCGCTGTACTGATCGAGGCCGAGGAAAACAGCATCGGGCTCACCAAGGCACAGTACAGTCTGGAATCCGCGCAGCAGAAGCTGTCCGATACCTACGCGCAGATGGATGCGCTGTGGGCGGACGCGCAGAAGCAGGCGGACGACTACTACGACCAGTACGGCTACTATGCCGACGCGACCTCTTTCCTATCTCAGGAATACTACGACCTGCAGAATTCCATCTACGACACCAACGACGAGATCTGGGCAGCCGAGAAATCCATCAAGAACTACAACAAGGCGATGGAGGAGGACGCGGATGCCGTTTCCGAGGCCGAGGAGGAGATCGCCCTTGCGGAAGAGGCGGTCAAGAATCTGACCGACGCCATGAACGAAGGTGCTGGCGCATCCGAGGAAGCCGCCGCCCAGAGCAGCGAATTCCAAGCCGTCATCTCCGGCGTTCAGGAGAAACTCGCTGCCCTCACGGAGTCCTACAACGAGGCATACGGCGCGGCCTACGAGAGCATATCCGGACAGTACCAGCTCTGGGACGAGGCCGCTGAGGTCGTTGCAACCAGCGCCAGCAGCATTAATACCGCGCTGGAGAGCCAGATCACCTACTGGCAGGATTACAACGCCAACCTGCAAGCCCTCACCGAGCGCAGTGCCGACATCGAAGGCCTGAGTGACATGATCGCATCCTTTGCGGACGGCAGCTCCGACAGCGTGAACGCCATCGCCGGCATGGCTGGCGCCACCGACGAGCAGCTGGCCGATATGGTAGCCAACTGGCATACCTTGCAGCAGGAGCAGCAGAACGCGGCCGGAAGTGTGGCAGACCTCAAGACCGACTTCACGGCCACCATGGACGAATTGCAGTCGGCGCTTGCCGAGGACATCGAAGCGATGGACCTGGGCGACGAGGCCAAGGAAAGCGCACAGGCCACCATTCAGGGCTTTATCGACGGCGCTGTCGGTATGCTGCCCCAGGTGACCGCCGCCTACAACCGCATCGCCGCCGCAGCCAAGGCCGCGCTGTCCACCGCAGGCACCGGCACAGTCAACAGCATCCCCGGCTATGCGGTCGGTACGCAGTCCGCCGCGCCGGGCTTCGCCCTCGTTGGCGAGAACGGCCCCGAGCTGGTCTACTTCAACGGCGGCGAGCAGGTCATGACCGCCGAGGAGACTGCCGCCATGCGCGACAGCATGGAGGTCCAGGCAATCACCTTTGCGCCGCAGCTCCTGGAGGTGCTGCACGCCATCCAGGGCGACGGTGCGCTTTCGGCCGAGCCGGGCACAGGCTCCGGCGCCGGCGTGGTGGAGCTGCAGGTCGTGTTCCAGATCCAGGGCAACGCGACGCCGGAAACGGTAGAAGCCCTGCGCGAATACGGCGATGAATTCACCGAGCGCGTCCTCGAAGTCATGGAGGAGGCCGGCATCGACACCGCAAGGAGGGCCTACAAATGA
- a CDS encoding tail protein X has product MSKTYTTIQGDMWDSIAFSQLGSEAYTDRLMNLNPQYLGNYTFPAGIVLKLPDPAEDVSDALPPWKQVVG; this is encoded by the coding sequence ATGAGCAAGACCTATACCACCATTCAGGGCGACATGTGGGACAGCATCGCATTCTCCCAGCTGGGGAGCGAGGCCTACACCGACCGGCTGATGAATCTGAATCCGCAGTATCTCGGGAACTATACTTTCCCTGCGGGGATCGTGCTGAAGTTGCCAGACCCTGCTGAGGATGTCAGCGACGCCCTGCCCCCGTGGAAGCAGGTGGTCGGATGA
- a CDS encoding phage tail sheath family protein, giving the protein MNHGVYVSQQATSVSTPVVAESGVPFVVGLAPVQAADKPAVPGTPVLCTSWAEAVEKLGYSDNWATYTLCEFMYSHFKLFACQPVIFCNVLDIATAKEAVSATDIVVAEHKAKLPIEAINDATLVVKAAGGAGAAYVSGTDYNAYYNGEHLVVELLSTGSAYDAEQVNIAYNKVKASTVTASEIASAMENVELCLTLLGIVPDLLCAPGYSQQSTVAAAMTAKAGNINGLFHAKALIDIDCGASGARAYSDVLTKKNAANIADEDELAFWPMLKLGDHKFHMSTQLAGLMAQIDTGNGGCPYESPSNKGLQCDGLCLEDGTEVNLTLAQANYLNSVGVGTALNFMSGWVAWGNYTACYPANTDVKDYFIPVSRMFGWVGNSLVKTFWSKLDKPMTRRLIDTVLDTANIWLNGLVGMGYLLGARVEMLESENPLTNLMAGIIKLHVYMTPPSPAQEIDFVLEYDASYVTSALQG; this is encoded by the coding sequence ATGAACCACGGCGTATATGTCTCTCAGCAGGCTACCAGCGTCAGCACTCCTGTCGTGGCGGAGTCCGGCGTCCCCTTCGTGGTTGGCCTGGCTCCTGTCCAGGCTGCGGATAAGCCCGCCGTCCCTGGAACGCCCGTCCTCTGCACCAGCTGGGCCGAGGCGGTAGAGAAGCTGGGTTATTCCGACAACTGGGCAACCTACACACTCTGCGAATTCATGTATTCGCACTTCAAGCTGTTCGCCTGCCAGCCCGTCATCTTCTGCAATGTTCTCGACATCGCCACCGCAAAGGAGGCGGTTTCCGCCACCGACATCGTGGTGGCGGAACACAAAGCGAAGCTCCCCATCGAGGCCATCAATGATGCCACACTGGTTGTCAAAGCTGCTGGAGGCGCCGGCGCTGCTTATGTGTCCGGCACCGACTACAACGCCTATTACAACGGCGAGCATCTGGTGGTGGAGCTGCTGTCCACCGGCAGCGCCTATGACGCCGAGCAGGTGAACATCGCCTACAACAAGGTCAAGGCCTCCACCGTCACCGCATCTGAAATCGCCTCCGCCATGGAGAATGTGGAGCTGTGCCTGACCCTGCTGGGCATCGTCCCAGATCTGCTCTGCGCCCCCGGCTATTCCCAGCAGTCCACCGTGGCCGCCGCGATGACCGCAAAGGCGGGCAACATCAACGGCCTGTTCCACGCCAAGGCGCTGATTGACATTGACTGCGGCGCTTCCGGCGCACGCGCCTATTCCGATGTCCTCACCAAGAAGAATGCCGCCAACATCGCCGACGAGGACGAACTTGCCTTTTGGCCCATGCTGAAGCTGGGCGATCACAAGTTCCACATGTCCACTCAGCTTGCCGGCCTGATGGCGCAGATCGATACCGGCAATGGCGGCTGCCCCTATGAGTCCCCTTCCAACAAGGGGCTGCAGTGCGACGGTCTTTGCCTGGAGGACGGCACCGAAGTCAACCTGACGCTGGCACAGGCCAACTACCTCAACAGTGTTGGCGTGGGTACGGCTCTGAACTTCATGAGCGGCTGGGTCGCATGGGGCAACTACACTGCCTGCTATCCAGCCAACACCGACGTCAAGGATTACTTCATCCCGGTCAGCCGTATGTTCGGATGGGTCGGCAACTCCCTCGTCAAGACCTTCTGGAGCAAGCTGGACAAGCCCATGACCCGCCGTCTCATCGACACCGTTCTCGATACCGCCAACATCTGGCTCAACGGTCTGGTGGGCATGGGCTACCTCCTGGGCGCTCGCGTGGAGATGCTGGAGAGCGAGAATCCGCTGACCAACCTCATGGCCGGTATCATCAAGCTCCATGTCTACATGACGCCGCCCTCTCCCGCCCAGGAGATCGACTTCGTGCTGGAGTATGACGCCAGCTATGTCACCAGTGCCCTGCAGGGCTAA
- a CDS encoding phage major tail tube protein — MDQSIINFKVYEDSVEYVGMAQATLPDLTALTQSISGAGIAGNVEAVILGHFDAMTLGLNFRTVTDQSVKLSEPRRHTIDLRIAQQDEDVVAGKVVVRSVKHILVVIPKSDKGGSVAPAAPSNGSGEYAVRYWATYIDGKKVREVDQLNFICYVNGTDYLADVRKALGM, encoded by the coding sequence ATGGATCAGAGCATTATCAATTTCAAGGTCTACGAAGACTCCGTGGAGTATGTCGGCATGGCGCAGGCGACCCTGCCCGATCTGACCGCGCTGACGCAGTCCATCTCCGGCGCCGGCATTGCCGGCAATGTGGAGGCAGTCATCCTCGGCCACTTCGACGCGATGACGCTGGGCCTCAACTTCCGCACCGTCACCGATCAGAGTGTGAAGCTCTCCGAGCCCCGCCGCCACACCATCGACCTGCGCATTGCACAGCAGGACGAGGATGTTGTGGCCGGCAAGGTGGTCGTCCGTTCTGTCAAGCACATCCTCGTGGTCATTCCCAAGAGCGACAAGGGCGGCTCCGTCGCCCCCGCAGCGCCCTCCAACGGCTCCGGCGAGTACGCCGTCCGCTACTGGGCGACCTACATTGACGGCAAGAAGGTGCGCGAGGTTGACCAGCTGAACTTCATCTGCTATGTCAACGGCACCGACTACCTGGCCGACGTCCGCAAAGCGCTCGGTATGTAA
- a CDS encoding phage tail protein — MSYAITIDEIDDSLDRVSKLLAGIPDGVYRAVGSALKRSARHGLTVGMKIVSEEYAISQGELKSRTKTINTIVKDSASSYQVAFGYRGNVIPLIKFDTKFGADGKVHTRVLRSSAQQTLENAFVTHVGGHTGVFEREGPERFPIRELFGPSAVQAFYAHEETTDKMDEEILKTYESRIEHEILRVLNGWGG, encoded by the coding sequence ATGAGCTACGCCATCACCATTGACGAAATCGACGATAGCCTTGACCGAGTATCGAAGCTCCTGGCCGGCATCCCCGACGGCGTGTACCGTGCCGTCGGAAGCGCCTTGAAGCGGTCGGCGCGGCACGGCCTTACCGTCGGCATGAAGATCGTTTCCGAGGAGTACGCCATTTCCCAGGGGGAGCTGAAGTCCCGGACGAAGACCATCAACACCATCGTCAAGGACTCCGCCAGCTCCTATCAGGTCGCCTTCGGCTATCGGGGGAACGTCATCCCCCTTATCAAGTTCGATACCAAGTTTGGAGCGGACGGCAAGGTGCATACCCGCGTCCTGCGCTCCAGCGCACAGCAGACCCTTGAAAACGCCTTTGTCACCCATGTGGGCGGGCATACCGGTGTGTTCGAGCGCGAGGGCCCTGAGCGGTTCCCCATCCGGGAGCTGTTCGGGCCTTCTGCTGTCCAGGCATTCTATGCCCACGAGGAGACGACCGACAAGATGGACGAGGAAATCTTGAAGACCTACGAGAGCCGTATTGAGCACGAAATACTGCGGGTGCTCAACGGGTGGGGAGGGTAG
- a CDS encoding major capsid protein has product MPFDIFDTYYMAGMVQEIAPVQSFFRDRYFPTNAATDIFNANKVLVEYRDRDRAMAPFVVRRAGDIPVARGGYEIHEFEPPFTAPSRLLTLDDLQKRGFGEALYAGSTPAERARALQMQDLTDLDRRIQRREEWMAVQTMINNGCTIVAYIDNDTVGETYDIFYFDTTGSNPAKYTVANKWDASGGDWKGDVAAMVNDLLDRGLPAADLIVGTDVAAFIQSDEATLKLLDNRRAEYGRLAPQVRYPGVVWIGNLNFDGTDLDIFSVRETVLDKDGTIRLFPATSAMVTAPDCGHMMYGRVDQIEDDNEYHSFAMQRVPKFVVDKDKDTRKLRLAARPLAAPRSKAPWMYAANVVGT; this is encoded by the coding sequence ATGCCTTTCGACATTTTTGATACCTACTACATGGCGGGCATGGTCCAGGAGATCGCCCCCGTCCAGAGTTTTTTCCGCGACCGCTATTTCCCCACCAACGCGGCGACCGACATCTTCAACGCCAACAAGGTGCTGGTGGAGTACCGCGACCGCGACCGGGCCATGGCTCCCTTCGTTGTGCGCCGCGCCGGCGACATCCCTGTGGCCCGCGGCGGCTACGAGATCCACGAGTTCGAGCCGCCCTTCACCGCTCCGTCCCGTCTGCTGACCCTGGATGACCTGCAGAAGCGCGGCTTCGGGGAGGCTCTGTATGCTGGCAGCACCCCCGCCGAGCGCGCCCGGGCGCTCCAGATGCAGGACCTCACCGACCTGGACCGCCGCATTCAGCGCCGTGAGGAGTGGATGGCCGTCCAGACCATGATCAACAACGGCTGCACCATCGTCGCCTACATCGACAACGACACCGTGGGCGAAACCTACGACATCTTCTACTTCGACACCACCGGCTCCAACCCCGCCAAGTACACCGTGGCGAACAAGTGGGACGCGTCCGGCGGCGACTGGAAGGGCGATGTCGCTGCGATGGTGAACGACCTGCTGGACCGCGGCCTTCCTGCCGCTGACCTGATCGTGGGCACCGACGTGGCCGCCTTCATCCAGAGCGACGAGGCCACGCTGAAGCTGCTGGACAACCGGCGCGCCGAGTATGGCCGCCTGGCGCCCCAGGTGCGTTACCCCGGCGTGGTGTGGATCGGCAACCTGAACTTCGACGGCACCGACCTGGACATCTTCTCCGTGCGCGAGACTGTGCTGGACAAGGACGGCACCATCCGCCTGTTCCCCGCGACCTCCGCGATGGTCACCGCCCCCGACTGCGGCCACATGATGTACGGCCGTGTCGACCAGATCGAGGACGACAACGAGTACCACAGCTTCGCCATGCAGCGCGTGCCCAAGTTCGTCGTCGACAAGGACAAGGACACCCGCAAGCTGCGCCTGGCCGCCCGCCCCCTGGCCGCGCCCCGGAGCAAGGCCCCCTGGATGTACGCGGCCAACGTGGTCGGCACCTGA